Proteins from one Rosa chinensis cultivar Old Blush chromosome 7, RchiOBHm-V2, whole genome shotgun sequence genomic window:
- the LOC112180890 gene encoding uncharacterized protein At4g33100, whose translation MGILQNKKTSSSSPSSTSPCANLRAAYHNCFNRWYSEKFVKGNWDKEECVSEWEKYKACLSEHLEDKQLSRFLEAEGPVSTTTATKAHGGRS comes from the exons ATGGGGATCCTTCAGAACAAGAAAacctcctcctcttctccttcttcaacaTCGCCTTGCGCCAATCTCAGAGCTGCTTACCACAACTGCTTCAACAG GTGGTATTCGGAGAAGTTTGTAAAGGGTAATTGGGACAAAGAGGAATGCGTTTCGGAGTGGGAGAAATACAAAGCTTGTCTATCT GAACATTTGGAAGATAAACAACTGAGTCGGTTCTTGGAGGCTGAAGGACCTGTGAGCACCACCACTGCAACCAAAGCCCATGGCGGGCGGTCCTAA
- the LOC121048914 gene encoding uncharacterized protein LOC121048914 isoform X1, with translation MSCHFFGQCRVLFGRPTHNGPQTLSRIYQIKVVSCFSQVLERVACFYDSLMAPSQPASYHYWNLYENIKFDCHRRFWSSIGSAALANGSSARLNFDTCNTKKVNFSESFEFNLWAVGY, from the exons ATGTCTTGCCATTTCTTTGGTCAATGCAGAGTTCTCTTTGGCCGACCAACACATAATGGACCTCAGACACTAAGCCGAATCTATCAAATCAAAGTTGTCAGCTGCTTCAGCCAG GTGTTGGAAAGAGTTGCCTGCTTTTACGATTCtctgatggctccttcacaacCAGCTTCATACCACTATTGG AACCTCTATGAGAACATCAAATTTGATTGTCACAGAAGATTTTGGAGTTCCATTGGTTCTGCAGCACTTGCAAATGGCTCATCTGCAAGGTTGAATTTTGATACCTGTAATACAAAGAAAGTTAATTTCAG TGAAAGCTTTGAATTTAATCTTTGGGCAGTGGGGTATTGA
- the LOC121048914 gene encoding uncharacterized protein LOC121048914 isoform X2, translating to MSCHFFGQCRVLFGRPTHNGPQTLSRIYQIKVVSCFSQVLERVACFYDSLMAPSQPASYHYWNLYENIKFDCHRRFWSSIGSAALANGSSARLNFDTCNTKKVNFSGVLRPI from the exons ATGTCTTGCCATTTCTTTGGTCAATGCAGAGTTCTCTTTGGCCGACCAACACATAATGGACCTCAGACACTAAGCCGAATCTATCAAATCAAAGTTGTCAGCTGCTTCAGCCAG GTGTTGGAAAGAGTTGCCTGCTTTTACGATTCtctgatggctccttcacaacCAGCTTCATACCACTATTGG AACCTCTATGAGAACATCAAATTTGATTGTCACAGAAGATTTTGGAGTTCCATTGGTTCTGCAGCACTTGCAAATGGCTCATCTGCAAGGTTGAATTTTGATACCTGTAATACAAAGAAAGTTAATTTCAG TGGGGTATTGAGGCCAATATGA